CAACCATGCCGGGTTTTATGACACCCGTTTCAACTCTTCCCACAGGGACAGTACCAATACCGCCAATCTTGTACACGTCTTGCAGAGGAAGACGGAGAGGTTTGTCCGAGGGCCTCTTGGGCTCTTGGATCAAGTCGAGAGCTTCCAGGAGGGTTGGTCCTTTGTACCATTCAAGATTGGCCGACCTCTCGATCATGTTGTCACCCTCGAAACCAGAGATCGGAACAAAAGGAATCTTATCAGGGTTGTACCCAACCTTCTTCAAGTAGGAAGAAACTTCCTTGACAATTTCATCATACCTAGCTTTGGAGTACTTGGGAGTGGTGGCATCCATCTAAAATACACAAAGATTGTGATAAATTAGTGCCACACATACGAGCTAagcatccataaaaaatatacaaaagcATGCTCCTAAAACAAAGAGCGCTGTTATCAGAATAATTGATATAATTTAGAACAGAAATCTTATCGAAAAATAAGCCAACAAATCTACAAGGATAACACTCAAATAGAACACAAATATTACAGGGATTTTAATCTCAATTCTGTAAAAGCTCAAAAAACTCAAAGAAAAGAGTAAGAATAAAACTTTACCGACATTATTTACCCCCCACGCATAAGGATAAATACCACAAGCATACAAATATATAAATGACAGAGCTGTATACCTTGTTACAGCAGCAGATCATTTGCTTAACTCCAAGCGTGAAAGCCAGAAGTGCATGCTCACGAGTTTGACCATCCTTGGAAATACCTGCTTCAAAACCACCAGTGGTTGAATCGATGATGAGCACAGCACAATCTGCCTGAGAAGTACCcgtaatcatgttcttaatgaAGTCACGGTGACCAGGAGCATCAATGACAGTGCAGTAGTATTTGGTAGTTTCGAACTTCCACAGGGCAATATCAATGGTGATACCACGCTCACGCTCAGCCTTGAGCTTGTCAAGCACCCATGCATACTTGAAGGATCTCTTGTTCATCTCGGCAGCTTCCTTCTCAAACCTCTCAATCACACGCTTGTCAATACCACCGAGCTTGTAGATGAGATGTCCCGTGGTAGTTGACTTCCCAGAGTCGACATGGCCAATGACCACAATGTTGATGTGAACCTTCTCCTTACCCATGTCAgctccttaattaaaataaaactgCAGCAATGAAAATCGGGGTGAATAAAAAATATCcgttcaacattaaaataagatAGCAAACAGGGATTCTATAGCTGGAGAATTTCAAGGTTGGATGTTTGTCAAAAGTTAATCTAAAAAAACTGGAATATTCAAGTAAATC
This window of the Primulina tabacum isolate GXHZ01 chromosome 4, ASM2559414v2, whole genome shotgun sequence genome carries:
- the LOC142542211 gene encoding elongation factor 1-alpha-like, whose product is MGKEKVHINIVVIGHVDSGKSTTTGHLIYKLGGIDKRVIERFEKEAAEMNKRSFKYAWVLDKLKAERERGITIDIALWKFETTKYYCTVIDAPGHRDFIKNMITGTSQADCAVLIIDSTTGGFEAGISKDGQTREHALLAFTLGVKQMICCCNKMDATTPKYSKARYDEIVKEVSSYLKKVGYNPDKIPFVPISGFEGDNMIERSANLEWYKGPTLLEALDLIQEPKRPSDKPLRLPLQDVYKIGGIGTVPVGRVETGVIKPGMVVTFGPTGLTTEVKSVEMHHEALPEALPGDNVGFNVKNVAVKDLKRGFVASNSKDDPAKEAANFTSQVIIMNHPGQIGNGYAPVLDCHTSHIAVKFAELVTKIDRRSGKELEKEPKFLKNGDAGLVKMIPTKPMVVETFSEYPPLGRFAVRDMRQTVAVGVIKSVEKKDPTGAKVTKAAAKKGAK